The proteins below come from a single Insulibacter thermoxylanivorax genomic window:
- a CDS encoding D-alanyl-D-alanine carboxypeptidase family protein — MKPLFGEGVIKTQTKSHLWRKTVIFAIIAGMLLFSFIGALFQPSVAWADEAAEDADAEQADSEATEATDAASNSGTGDNFLGLQVKSALLMEAYTGQVLYYYAAPEAKNGWEPASMVKMMTEYLVLDAIKEGKLSWDTVVTITERQDSIRGSGQLLAAGHKYTIKDLFNHMSIYSANDAAVALAENVAGSEEKFVEMMNQKAREFGLSEHAHFSNATGLPNDYYGEYAPNTSGQNWFTAKDAAIIAQRLLIDHPEILEFSSKPQEYRREGDPNTELMLNWNRMLESWIPLNNLYSKLYAYEGLDGLKTGHTNTAGYNFTGTAVRDGLRLISVVMGAENEDMRFGETRKLLDYGFNNFEKRTVIPAKTEMEQLPKVSIKRGKKTEVPLVTQNGLELVMKKDETLEDLVITAAPVDEELLTAPIKQGDVLGTLTVEYDNGVEPVQYTVNLIAAEDVEESGWFTLLLRAIGNFFRSIWNSIVNIF; from the coding sequence GTGAAACCTTTGTTTGGGGAAGGGGTTATTAAGACACAGACTAAGAGTCATCTATGGCGGAAAACGGTAATCTTCGCCATCATTGCCGGCATGTTGCTATTCTCATTCATCGGCGCATTGTTCCAGCCATCCGTCGCATGGGCTGACGAGGCGGCAGAAGATGCGGATGCGGAACAGGCGGATTCAGAAGCAACAGAAGCAACAGACGCGGCATCCAACTCGGGAACAGGGGATAATTTCCTTGGATTACAAGTTAAATCGGCCTTATTAATGGAAGCTTACACAGGACAAGTCCTGTATTATTATGCTGCACCAGAAGCGAAGAACGGATGGGAACCGGCCAGCATGGTCAAGATGATGACTGAGTATCTGGTGCTGGACGCGATCAAAGAAGGCAAGCTGAGCTGGGATACCGTTGTGACGATCACCGAGAGACAGGATTCGATTCGCGGATCAGGACAGCTGTTAGCAGCAGGACATAAATATACGATCAAAGATCTGTTCAACCATATGTCGATCTACTCTGCTAATGATGCAGCCGTAGCTTTGGCGGAGAACGTTGCAGGATCGGAGGAAAAGTTCGTCGAGATGATGAACCAAAAAGCCCGCGAGTTCGGACTTTCCGAGCACGCGCATTTTTCCAATGCAACAGGCCTTCCGAATGATTACTACGGTGAGTATGCGCCCAATACATCGGGCCAGAACTGGTTCACGGCTAAAGACGCTGCGATCATCGCGCAGCGGCTGCTGATCGATCATCCGGAGATTCTGGAATTCTCCAGCAAACCGCAGGAATATCGTCGTGAAGGGGATCCGAACACGGAGCTGATGCTGAACTGGAACCGCATGTTAGAAAGCTGGATCCCGCTGAACAACCTCTATTCCAAGCTCTATGCATATGAAGGCTTGGACGGTCTGAAGACCGGTCATACCAACACGGCAGGATATAACTTTACCGGTACAGCCGTGCGGGATGGTCTGCGATTGATCAGTGTGGTCATGGGAGCCGAGAATGAGGATATGCGTTTCGGCGAAACCCGCAAACTGTTGGATTACGGTTTTAACAATTTTGAGAAGCGGACCGTGATCCCGGCGAAGACCGAGATGGAGCAGCTGCCGAAGGTCAGCATCAAGCGGGGTAAAAAGACTGAGGTGCCGCTCGTCACGCAGAACGGTCTGGAGCTTGTGATGAAGAAGGACGAGACCCTGGAGGATCTTGTGATTACAGCCGCTCCCGTGGATGAGGAATTGCTTACGGCACCGATTAAGCAAGGGGATGTATTGGGGACTCTGACTGTGGAGTACGACAATGGCGTAGAACCCGTCCAATACACCGTGAACTTGATTGCTGCAGAGGATGTGGAAGAATCGGGTTGGTTTACCCTTCTGTTGCGTGCGATCGGTAATTTCTTCAGATCGATTTGGAACAGCATCGTGAATATCTTCTGA
- the pdxS gene encoding pyridoxal 5'-phosphate synthase lyase subunit PdxS — translation MMETGTSRVKRGMAEMQKGGVIMDVMNAEQAKIAEAAGASAVMALERVPADIRAAGGVARMADPKVIEEVMNAVSIPVMAKARIGHFVEAKMLEAMGVDYIDESEVLTPADDVFHIDKHAFTVPFVCGARDLGEALRRIGEGASMIRTKGEPGTGNIVEAVRHMRMMMSQIRKVQNMSKDELMAEAKNLGAPYELLLQVHETGKLPVVNFAAGGVATPADAALMMHLGADGVFVGSGIFKSDNPEKFARAIVEATTHYEDYDLLVKLSKDLGTPMKGIEISKLDASERMQERGW, via the coding sequence ATGATGGAAACAGGAACTTCTAGGGTTAAAAGAGGCATGGCAGAAATGCAAAAAGGCGGCGTCATCATGGACGTCATGAACGCAGAACAAGCGAAGATTGCTGAAGCTGCAGGTGCATCCGCAGTAATGGCTTTGGAGCGGGTGCCGGCTGATATTCGGGCAGCAGGCGGCGTAGCGCGCATGGCAGACCCGAAGGTGATCGAAGAAGTCATGAACGCTGTATCGATTCCAGTTATGGCGAAAGCGCGGATCGGTCATTTCGTCGAAGCAAAGATGCTGGAAGCGATGGGCGTGGACTATATCGACGAGAGTGAAGTGCTGACACCGGCTGACGATGTATTCCACATCGACAAGCATGCGTTCACCGTGCCTTTCGTATGCGGTGCGCGTGATCTGGGCGAAGCCCTTCGCCGCATCGGGGAAGGGGCTTCGATGATCCGCACGAAGGGTGAACCGGGAACGGGCAACATCGTGGAAGCGGTACGCCATATGCGCATGATGATGTCCCAGATTCGCAAGGTTCAGAATATGTCCAAGGATGAATTGATGGCGGAAGCGAAGAATCTGGGCGCACCTTACGAGCTTTTGCTGCAAGTGCATGAGACGGGCAAACTGCCGGTTGTTAACTTCGCTGCCGGCGGTGTGGCGACACCGGCAGACGCAGCATTGATGATGCATCTTGGTGCAGACGGCGTCTTCGTCGGATCCGGGATCTTCAAGTCGGATAACCCGGAGAAATTCGCCAGAGCGATCGTAGAAGCGACGACTCATTATGAGGACTACGATCTGCTTGTTAAACTTTCCAAAGATCTCGGCACACCGATGAAAGGCATCGAGATCTCCAAGCTGGACGCTTCGGAGCGCATGCAGGAGCGCGGCTGGTAA
- the pdxT gene encoding pyridoxal 5'-phosphate synthase glutaminase subunit PdxT translates to MKIGVLALQGAVSEHIKAIEACGAEGIAIKRPQQLKDIDGLIIPGGESTTIGRLMNVYEFIDAIRQFSAAGKPIFGTCAGLIVLAKRIAGQDDSYLGLMDITVSRNAFGRQRESFEADLDVKGIEGGALRGVFIRAPLVTETGTGVKVLATYQDQAVAVREGHLLGTSFHPELTDDYRMHEYFAEMVKHNR, encoded by the coding sequence ATGAAAATCGGAGTATTGGCACTGCAAGGAGCAGTATCGGAACATATCAAGGCGATAGAAGCTTGCGGAGCAGAGGGAATCGCGATCAAACGGCCGCAGCAGCTCAAGGATATCGACGGCTTAATCATCCCGGGCGGTGAGAGTACGACGATCGGCAGATTGATGAACGTATACGAGTTCATCGATGCGATCCGTCAGTTTTCAGCAGCCGGCAAACCGATCTTCGGTACCTGCGCCGGGTTGATCGTCTTAGCCAAACGCATCGCTGGCCAAGACGACAGCTATCTCGGTTTGATGGATATTACCGTTTCTCGCAACGCATTTGGCCGGCAACGGGAAAGCTTCGAAGCTGATCTTGATGTAAAGGGCATCGAAGGCGGTGCGCTGCGAGGCGTGTTTATCCGTGCGCCGCTGGTGACCGAGACCGGTACCGGCGTGAAAGTCTTGGCGACTTACCAAGATCAAGCTGTCGCTGTGCGCGAAGGACATCTGCTCGGTACATCGTTCCACCCGGAGTTAACGGATGATTACCGCATGCATGAATATTTTGCAGAGATGGTCAAACACAACCGCTGA
- the serS gene encoding serine--tRNA ligase, with amino-acid sequence MDRVKQALTNRNASLSDLEGFTSLDLRRRELLQESEQLKNRRNVVSQEVAKLKKAGENADAIIEEMKQVSDRIKQLDEEVRSVEAELDQILLSIPNIPHESVPVGASEEDNVEIRTWGEKPEFDFEPLPHWEIAEQLDILDFERAAKVTGSRFVFYKGLGARLERALIQFMMDLHSEEHGYTEMLPPLMVNTASLTGTGQLPKFEEDVFKLVDTDYYMIPTAEVPVTNYHRGEILQLSDLPRYYVAYSPCFRSEAGAAGRDTRGIIRQHQFNKVELVKFVAPETSYEELESLTKAAERVLQLLELPYRVVELCTGDLGFSAAKTYDIEVWLPSQNTYREISSCSNFEDFQARRANIRFRREPGAKPEFVHTLNGSGLAVGRTVAAILENGQQADGSVAIPRVLWPYMRDQQVITRK; translated from the coding sequence ATGGACCGGGTAAAACAAGCACTAACGAATCGGAATGCATCCTTATCGGATCTAGAAGGGTTCACATCCTTGGATCTTCGCCGAAGGGAATTACTGCAGGAAAGCGAACAACTGAAAAATCGCAGAAACGTAGTCTCGCAAGAAGTGGCCAAGCTCAAAAAAGCAGGGGAAAATGCCGATGCGATCATCGAAGAGATGAAGCAGGTATCCGATCGCATCAAGCAGTTGGATGAAGAGGTTCGCAGCGTGGAAGCGGAACTCGATCAGATCCTGCTCAGCATTCCGAATATTCCTCATGAGTCCGTCCCTGTCGGTGCATCCGAGGAGGACAATGTGGAGATTCGGACATGGGGAGAGAAGCCGGAGTTTGACTTCGAACCGCTTCCCCATTGGGAGATCGCAGAACAACTCGATATCCTAGACTTTGAGAGAGCTGCGAAGGTAACGGGTTCGAGATTCGTCTTCTATAAGGGTTTAGGAGCCAGACTGGAGCGGGCGCTGATCCAATTTATGATGGATCTGCACAGCGAGGAGCACGGATATACGGAGATGCTGCCGCCGCTGATGGTAAATACGGCAAGTCTTACGGGAACAGGTCAATTGCCGAAGTTTGAGGAAGATGTCTTTAAATTGGTTGATACGGATTACTACATGATTCCGACGGCAGAAGTCCCTGTAACCAACTATCATCGCGGCGAGATCTTGCAGCTGTCCGATCTGCCGCGCTATTATGTGGCATACAGCCCTTGTTTCCGCTCGGAAGCGGGAGCGGCCGGTCGGGATACCCGCGGCATCATCCGGCAGCATCAGTTTAACAAGGTTGAATTGGTGAAGTTCGTAGCTCCGGAGACTTCTTATGAGGAGCTGGAGAGCCTGACCAAAGCGGCAGAGCGGGTGCTGCAGCTCCTGGAATTACCGTACCGCGTAGTGGAGCTTTGTACGGGGGATTTGGGCTTCAGTGCTGCCAAGACCTATGATATTGAAGTTTGGCTGCCATCGCAGAATACTTACCGGGAGATCTCTTCTTGCAGTAACTTTGAAGATTTTCAAGCGCGGCGGGCGAATATACGATTCCGCAGAGAGCCCGGTGCAAAACCGGAATTTGTCCATACGCTGAACGGATCAGGATTAGCCGTTGGCCGTACGGTTGCTGCGATCTTAGAAAATGGACAGCAAGCGGACGGAAGTGTGGCTATTCCGCGTGTATTGTGGCCGTATATGCGGGATCAGCAGGTTATCACCAGAAAATAA
- a CDS encoding small acid-soluble spore protein P gives MPKTKSFPVFHENRKRDDHETTVQEPLSGSKKVKSRNHSRQNHGEGS, from the coding sequence ATGCCAAAGACCAAATCATTCCCTGTCTTTCATGAGAATCGCAAGCGGGACGATCATGAAACGACGGTGCAGGAGCCGTTGTCCGGATCCAAAAAAGTTAAAAGCCGCAATCATTCCCGGCAAAATCATGGTGAAGGAAGTTAA
- the hisC gene encoding histidinol-phosphate transaminase, with protein MSRYWNSSTRQLSPYVPGEQPKDQVYIKLNTNENPYPPSPHVLQAIRGKVGEALRLYPDPESTELRDRIAEKYGLKREEVFVGNGSDEVLALAFKAFFEPQAPVLFADITYSFYKVYVQFYDLTAKIIPLKDSFQIDIDAYCKEKNGGIVIANPNAPTGIEVPLENIERIIQSNPDSVVLVDEAYVDFGAQTTVPLVRKYPNVLVVQTLSKSRSLAGLRVGFAFGHPELIEGLNRVKNSFNSYPIDRLAQAGAVAAIEDEAYFRETTEKVIRTRTWVVEELQRMGFEVLPSKTNFVFVRFAGCSAAELQRRLKEEGILVRHFAQPRIDEYLRITIGTDDEMKILLDRLQRIIQAVGEVH; from the coding sequence ATGAGTCGTTATTGGAATTCGTCGACGCGGCAATTAAGCCCATACGTTCCAGGGGAACAACCAAAGGATCAAGTCTATATCAAATTAAACACCAATGAAAATCCTTATCCGCCTTCCCCTCATGTCCTGCAGGCGATTCGCGGGAAAGTTGGAGAGGCGCTTAGGCTGTATCCAGATCCGGAGTCGACAGAACTTCGCGACCGCATCGCAGAGAAGTACGGTTTGAAGAGAGAGGAAGTGTTCGTTGGCAATGGTTCGGATGAAGTATTGGCGCTTGCATTTAAAGCCTTCTTCGAACCGCAGGCCCCGGTTTTGTTCGCTGATATCACCTACAGTTTCTACAAAGTCTATGTTCAGTTCTATGATCTGACTGCGAAGATCATCCCGCTTAAGGATAGTTTTCAGATCGATATCGACGCATACTGTAAAGAGAAGAACGGCGGGATCGTCATCGCCAATCCCAATGCTCCGACGGGAATTGAAGTGCCGCTCGAGAACATCGAGAGGATCATCCAGTCCAATCCTGATTCGGTTGTGTTGGTGGATGAGGCTTATGTTGATTTCGGTGCGCAAACGACCGTACCTCTTGTACGCAAGTATCCCAATGTATTGGTCGTGCAAACCCTGTCCAAATCCCGTTCGCTGGCCGGCCTTCGCGTCGGATTCGCCTTTGGTCATCCGGAGCTGATCGAAGGATTGAACCGGGTGAAGAATTCCTTTAATTCCTATCCCATCGATCGCCTGGCCCAAGCAGGAGCTGTGGCTGCGATCGAAGATGAGGCCTATTTTCGCGAGACGACGGAGAAGGTGATCCGCACGAGAACTTGGGTGGTCGAGGAATTGCAGCGGATGGGCTTTGAGGTCTTGCCTTCGAAGACCAACTTTGTATTCGTCCGCTTCGCCGGCTGCTCGGCTGCAGAACTGCAGCGCAGGTTAAAGGAAGAAGGCATCTTGGTGAGGCATTTTGCCCAGCCGAGGATCGATGAGTATCTGCGGATCACGATCGGTACCGATGATGAGATGAAGATCCTGCTGGATCGTTTGCAGCGGATCATCCAGGCCGTCGGTGAGGTTCATTGA
- a CDS encoding glutamine--tRNA ligase/YqeY domain fusion protein, with amino-acid sequence MKNIHEENNFIKAIVEEDLKSGRVKEVVTRFPPEPNGYLHIGHARAITINFDTAAAYGGRTHLRFDDTNPTKEDVEYVEAIKEDIEWLGFKWDELYYASDYFEEMYQRAVLLIKKGLAYVDHQSQEEIRATRGTLTEPGIESPYRNRSVEENLELFERMRNGEFKEGECVLRAKVDMNSPNINMRDPVIYRILHAHHHNTGDKWCIYPMYTFAHPLEDAIEGITHSLCSLEFEDQRPFYDWVIEHCEMESQPRQYEFAKLQIDRAIIGKRYIRQLIEEGIIDGWDDPRVYTLSGLRRRGFTPEAILAFVRATGISKNSGVVDPRMLEHFVREDLKLKAPRTMAVLRPLKVVITNYPKGQVEWLDAENNPENPEMGTRKIPFSREIYIEQDDFMENPPPKYFRLYPGNEVRLKHAYFIKCHDVIKDEQGNIVEVHCTYDPETKSGSGFTGRKVKGTLHWVEANHAVPAEFRLYEPLIREDATGEEDLLDQINPNSLEILQGFIEENIKDAEPHDKFQMFRHGYFNVDPKFSTPEKLVFNLIVSLKSSYDPKKASK; translated from the coding sequence ATGAAGAACATACACGAGGAGAACAACTTCATCAAAGCAATCGTTGAAGAAGATCTAAAATCCGGCCGGGTCAAAGAAGTGGTGACCAGATTCCCGCCCGAACCGAACGGTTATCTTCATATCGGACATGCCCGGGCGATCACCATTAACTTCGATACGGCTGCTGCTTACGGCGGCCGGACGCATCTGCGCTTCGATGATACGAACCCGACGAAGGAAGATGTCGAGTACGTCGAAGCGATCAAAGAAGATATCGAATGGCTCGGCTTTAAATGGGATGAATTATACTATGCTTCCGATTACTTTGAAGAGATGTATCAAAGAGCGGTCCTTCTCATCAAAAAAGGACTCGCCTACGTGGATCATCAATCGCAAGAGGAGATTCGCGCCACGAGAGGGACGCTTACGGAACCAGGAATTGAAAGTCCATATCGCAATCGCAGCGTCGAGGAAAACCTGGAACTCTTCGAACGGATGCGGAACGGCGAATTTAAGGAAGGCGAGTGTGTGCTGCGTGCTAAAGTGGACATGAATTCCCCGAACATCAATATGCGGGACCCGGTGATCTATCGCATCCTGCACGCCCATCATCACAATACAGGGGACAAGTGGTGCATCTATCCGATGTATACCTTCGCGCATCCGCTGGAGGATGCCATCGAAGGCATCACCCATTCCCTCTGTTCCTTGGAGTTCGAAGATCAGCGGCCCTTCTATGACTGGGTGATCGAACATTGTGAGATGGAGTCCCAGCCGCGGCAGTACGAATTTGCCAAGCTTCAGATCGACCGCGCGATCATCGGCAAACGCTACATCAGACAGTTGATTGAAGAAGGGATCATCGATGGTTGGGACGACCCGCGCGTCTACACCTTGAGCGGACTGCGCAGAAGAGGGTTTACGCCGGAAGCGATCCTGGCCTTCGTCCGTGCAACGGGGATCTCTAAGAACTCCGGGGTTGTCGATCCGCGCATGTTGGAACACTTTGTACGGGAAGATCTGAAGTTGAAGGCACCGCGTACGATGGCTGTATTAAGACCGCTGAAAGTCGTGATCACCAACTATCCGAAAGGACAGGTGGAGTGGCTGGATGCCGAGAACAACCCGGAGAATCCGGAGATGGGTACGCGGAAGATTCCTTTCTCCAGAGAGATCTATATCGAACAGGATGACTTCATGGAGAATCCTCCGCCGAAGTATTTCCGCTTGTATCCGGGCAATGAAGTGCGCTTGAAGCATGCCTACTTCATCAAATGCCACGATGTCATCAAGGATGAGCAGGGCAACATCGTGGAAGTTCACTGCACCTATGATCCAGAGACGAAGAGCGGCAGCGGCTTCACAGGACGCAAGGTGAAGGGAACCCTGCATTGGGTGGAAGCAAATCATGCTGTACCGGCTGAATTCCGGCTCTATGAGCCGCTGATCCGAGAGGATGCGACGGGCGAAGAGGATCTGCTCGATCAGATCAATCCGAATTCGCTGGAGATCCTGCAGGGCTTCATCGAGGAGAATATCAAGGATGCGGAGCCGCACGATAAGTTCCAGATGTTCCGCCACGGCTACTTCAACGTCGATCCGAAATTCTCCACGCCGGAGAAACTCGTCTTCAACCTCATCGTGTCTCTGAAGAGTTCCTACGATCCGAAGAAGGCTTCGAAGTGA
- a CDS encoding glycoside hydrolase family 43 protein, whose protein sequence is MLTKADIQIRDPFVLPIKESGLYYLYGSTDKDIWKGKATGFDVYRSKDLENWEGPFPAFRPPADFWSDTNYWAPEVHIYKGRYYMFATFKAEGVCRGTQILVSDDPLGPFVPHSDGPVTPRDWECLDGTLYVDKEGKPWMIFCHEWVQIKDGTICAIQLADDLSKAVGEPIRLFTASEAPWVDQLESPRHGPGYVTDGPFMYHSSDGKLYMLWSSFRGGRYAQGLAVSESGDVLGRWKQLPEPLYESDGGHGMIFQTFDGRIMLSLHSPNDTPNERAVFIELEEVDGVLRKK, encoded by the coding sequence ATGTTAACTAAAGCGGACATTCAGATTCGTGACCCCTTCGTCCTGCCGATTAAAGAAAGCGGTTTATATTATCTGTACGGCTCTACAGATAAGGATATATGGAAGGGCAAAGCAACCGGGTTCGATGTCTATCGCAGCAAGGATCTAGAGAACTGGGAAGGGCCGTTTCCTGCGTTCAGACCGCCGGCTGATTTCTGGTCGGATACGAACTATTGGGCGCCGGAAGTCCATATCTATAAAGGCAGATACTATATGTTCGCTACGTTCAAGGCGGAAGGCGTCTGCCGAGGAACGCAGATCCTCGTCTCCGACGATCCATTAGGGCCTTTCGTTCCCCACAGCGACGGCCCGGTTACGCCCCGTGATTGGGAATGCTTGGACGGCACCCTTTATGTGGATAAGGAAGGTAAGCCATGGATGATATTCTGCCATGAATGGGTTCAGATCAAGGACGGCACCATCTGTGCGATTCAGCTTGCCGATGATCTGTCCAAGGCAGTTGGCGAACCCATTAGGCTGTTCACAGCTTCGGAAGCGCCTTGGGTCGACCAGCTTGAATCGCCGCGTCACGGTCCGGGATATGTCACAGATGGTCCGTTCATGTATCACAGCTCTGACGGCAAGTTATACATGCTGTGGTCCAGCTTCCGCGGCGGCCGCTATGCACAGGGCTTGGCTGTATCGGAATCCGGGGATGTCCTGGGACGGTGGAAGCAACTGCCTGAGCCGCTGTATGAAAGCGACGGCGGACACGGCATGATCTTCCAGACCTTCGACGGCCGCATCATGCTGTCCTTACATTCGCCGAACGACACACCGAATGAAAGGGCTGTCTTTATCGAGTTAGAAGAAGTGGACGGCGTGCTTCGTAAGAAATAG
- a CDS encoding TetR/AcrR family transcriptional regulator, with protein sequence MKSDLSTSDKLLSAAIDLMAEKGYHATTTKEIAAAAGVNEVTLFRHFGSKQKLLEAAFDRYHYGDEMMKLFKEKLEGELHPDLLLISRTYHTIMTRNRKMIMIGIREAGSIPGVDERASRHPQKLKQLLTEYFTAMQQIGKIRKDVNPELQALSFMWMNYGAIVTGMSTGGVQPSISMDEFIEESVLTFVRALTPAPA encoded by the coding sequence ATGAAGAGCGACTTATCAACCAGTGACAAACTGCTGTCAGCCGCAATCGACCTGATGGCTGAGAAGGGGTACCATGCGACGACGACGAAGGAGATCGCAGCGGCGGCGGGAGTGAATGAGGTGACGCTGTTTCGGCATTTTGGCAGCAAACAGAAACTGCTCGAAGCCGCTTTCGACAGATACCATTACGGCGATGAGATGATGAAATTGTTTAAAGAGAAACTGGAAGGGGAACTGCATCCCGATCTGCTCCTCATCAGCCGCACATATCACACGATCATGACGCGAAACCGCAAGATGATCATGATCGGCATCAGAGAGGCCGGCAGCATCCCGGGCGTGGATGAACGGGCAAGCCGTCATCCGCAGAAGCTGAAGCAATTGCTTACGGAGTATTTCACCGCCATGCAGCAGATAGGCAAGATCCGCAAGGATGTAAACCCTGAGCTGCAGGCGCTGTCCTTCATGTGGATGAATTACGGTGCTATTGTCACCGGTATGAGCACCGGTGGAGTCCAGCCAAGCATATCCATGGATGAATTTATAGAGGAAAGCGTGTTGACCTTCGTAAGAGCATTGACGCCGGCTCCCGCATAA